The Amblyraja radiata isolate CabotCenter1 chromosome 1, sAmbRad1.1.pri, whole genome shotgun sequence genome contains a region encoding:
- the LOC116982994 gene encoding zinc finger protein 239-like encodes MEDHMTGHTKVKRYECNVCGQACQCPSHLETHQRVHTGERPFDCSVCGKSFASYGNLQQHKRVHSVERPFPCSNCGRSFKAAQDLEVHRQFHTGKHSLTCSDCGKSFKTAQNLQVHWRVHTNEKPYGCSTCGKGFADSSKLQQHQRVHMRTHTGDRPYTCSDCGNGFTRPSSLLDHQRIHTGERPYICAQCGKGFNKSSNLLVHRRIHTGERPFICAQCGKGFTRPSSLLEHQRFHTGEFPYICAQCGKGFNKSSSLLEHRRIHTGERPFICAQCGKRFNQSSNLLTHQRTHSGERPYTCSDCGKGFTHSSSLLKHQRIHSGERPYNCSDCGKGFTRTSHLLVHQRIHSGERPYNCAQCGKSFIQSGNLRAHQKVHN; translated from the coding sequence atggaggaccacatgacggggcacacaaAGGTGAAGCGTTATGAATGCAACGTGTGTGGTCAGGCATGCCAATGCCCAAGCCATCTGGagacccaccagcgggtgcacacgggagaacgccccttcgactgctcggtgtgcggcaagagcttcgccAGCTACGGCAACCTACAGCAGCACAAGCGCGTGCACTCCGTCGAGAGGCCCTTCCCTTGCTCCAACTGCGGCAGGAGCTTCAAGGCAGCGCAGGACCTGGAGGTCCACCGGCAGTTTCACACGGGAAAACACTCCTTaacctgctccgactgtggcaagagcttcaagacggcgcaGAACCTGCAGGTCCACTGGCGGGTGCACACAAATGAGAAGCCCtacggctgctccacctgcggcaagggcTTTGCCGACTCGTCTAAGCTACAgcagcaccagcgggtgcacatgcgcacccacactggggaccggccctacacctgcagcgactgtggcAATGGCTTCACCCGCCCCAGCAGCCTGCTGGATCATCAGCGCATCCACACtggtgagcgcccctacatctgtgcccagtgcggcaaaggcttcaacaaGTCCAGCAACTTACTGGTGCACCGGCGcatccacactggcgagcgccccttcatctgtgcccagtgcggcaagggcttcacccgccccagcagtctgctggagcaccagcgcttcCACACTGGCGAGTTCCCCTAcatctgtgcccagtgcggcaaaggcttcaacaaGTCCAGCAGCCTACTAGAGCACCGGCGcatccacaccggtgagcgccccttcatctgtgcccagtgcggcaagcgcTTCAACCAGTCCAGCAACCTACtgacccaccagcgcacccattccggggagcggccctacacctgcagcgactgtggcaagggcttcacccattccagcagcctgctgaaacaccagcgcatccactccggggagcggccctacaactgcagcgactgtggcaagggcttcacccggacCAGTcacctgctggttcaccagcgcatccactccggggagcggccctacaactgtgcccagtgcggcaagagcttcatccAGTCCGGCAACCTGCGGGCCCACCAGAAGGTGCATAACTAA